A genomic region of Pseudomonas sp. RSB 5.4 contains the following coding sequences:
- the acnD gene encoding Fe/S-dependent 2-methylisocitrate dehydratase AcnD, which translates to MNTEFRKNLPGSSLDYFDVRAAVEAIQPGSYDTLPYTSRVLAENLVRRCDPATLTDSLKQLIERKRDLDFPWFPARVVCHDILGQTALVDLAGLRDAIALQGGDPAQVNPVVPTQLIVDHSLAVEAGGFDKQAFEKNRAIEDRRNEDRFHFINWTKKAFKNVDVIPPGNGIMHQINLEKMSPVIQVRDGVAFPDTCVGTDSHTPHVDALGVIAIGVGGLEAESVMLGRASWMRLPESVGVELTGKLQPGITATDMVLALTEYLRKQKVVGAWLEFFGEGASALTLGDRATISNMAPEYGATAAMFYIDQQTIDYLKLTGREDQQVQLVEQYARLNGLWADSLKGAQYERGLSFDLSSVVRNMAGPSNPHARVAVADLAAKGISGQWDDVPGQMPDGAVIIAAITSCTNTSNPRNVIAAGLLARNANKLGLTRKPWVKSSLAPGSKTVALYLDEAGLTTELEQLGFGVVAFACTTCNGMSGALDPVIQQEIIDRDLYATAVLSGNRNFDGRIHPYAKQAFLASPPLVVAYAIAGTIRFDIEKDVLGVVDGKEIRLKDIWPSDEEIDAVVKSSVKPEQFRQVYIPMFAVHEDTGPKVTPLYDWREMSTYIRRPPYWEGALAGARPLKGMRPLAVLPDNITTDHLSPSNAIMLHSAAGEYLAKMGLPEEDFNSYATHRGDHLTAQRATFANPKLFNEMVQENGKVKQGSLARVEPEGKVMRMWEAIETYMERKQPLIIIAGADYGQGSSRDWAAKGVRLAGVEAIVAEGFERIHRTNLVGMGVLPLEFKPGTDRHTLAIDGSETYDVIGARTPRADLTLVIHRKNGERVEVPVTCRLDTAEEVSIYEAGGVLQRFAQDFLEESAVAV; encoded by the coding sequence ATGAACACAGAATTCCGCAAAAACCTGCCCGGCAGTTCCCTGGATTATTTCGACGTCCGTGCGGCGGTCGAGGCGATTCAGCCCGGCAGCTACGACACCCTGCCGTACACCTCACGCGTGCTGGCGGAAAACCTTGTGCGTCGCTGCGACCCGGCCACGCTCACCGATTCGCTGAAACAGCTGATCGAGCGCAAGCGCGACCTCGACTTCCCGTGGTTCCCGGCGCGCGTGGTGTGCCACGACATTCTCGGCCAGACCGCGCTGGTCGATCTCGCCGGCCTGCGCGACGCAATCGCCCTGCAGGGCGGTGACCCGGCGCAGGTCAACCCGGTGGTGCCGACGCAACTGATCGTCGACCACTCGCTGGCGGTAGAAGCGGGCGGTTTCGACAAGCAGGCCTTTGAGAAGAACCGCGCCATCGAAGACCGCCGTAACGAAGACCGTTTCCACTTCATCAACTGGACCAAAAAAGCCTTCAAGAACGTCGACGTGATCCCGCCAGGCAACGGCATCATGCACCAGATCAACCTGGAGAAGATGTCTCCGGTGATTCAGGTACGCGACGGCGTGGCATTCCCCGACACCTGCGTCGGCACCGACAGCCACACCCCGCACGTCGATGCGTTGGGCGTGATCGCCATCGGCGTTGGCGGCCTCGAAGCCGAGAGCGTGATGCTCGGCCGCGCCTCGTGGATGCGCCTGCCGGAAAGCGTCGGCGTCGAACTGACCGGCAAGCTGCAACCGGGCATCACCGCCACCGACATGGTACTGGCGCTGACCGAATATCTGCGCAAACAGAAAGTCGTCGGCGCCTGGCTGGAGTTCTTCGGCGAAGGCGCCTCGGCGCTAACCCTCGGTGACCGCGCGACCATCTCCAACATGGCCCCGGAATACGGTGCCACCGCAGCGATGTTCTACATCGACCAGCAGACCATCGACTACCTGAAACTCACCGGTCGCGAAGACCAGCAAGTGCAGCTCGTCGAGCAGTACGCCAGACTCAACGGCCTGTGGGCTGACAGCCTGAAAGGCGCGCAATACGAGCGTGGCCTGAGTTTCGATCTGTCGTCGGTGGTGCGCAACATGGCCGGCCCGAGCAACCCGCACGCTCGTGTGGCGGTGGCGGATCTGGCGGCCAAAGGCATCTCCGGGCAGTGGGATGACGTGCCGGGGCAAATGCCCGACGGCGCGGTGATCATCGCTGCCATCACCAGTTGCACCAACACCAGCAACCCGCGCAACGTGATCGCCGCCGGCCTGCTGGCGCGCAACGCCAACAAGCTCGGCCTGACCCGCAAGCCGTGGGTCAAATCCTCGCTGGCACCGGGTTCGAAAACCGTGGCGCTGTACCTCGATGAAGCGGGGCTGACCACCGAGCTGGAGCAACTTGGTTTCGGTGTCGTCGCGTTTGCCTGCACCACCTGCAACGGCATGTCCGGCGCCCTCGATCCGGTGATTCAGCAAGAGATCATCGACCGCGATCTGTATGCGACTGCCGTGCTTTCCGGCAACCGCAACTTCGACGGCCGCATCCACCCCTACGCCAAGCAGGCATTCCTCGCGTCGCCGCCGCTGGTGGTCGCTTACGCCATTGCCGGGACCATTCGTTTCGACATCGAAAAGGATGTGCTGGGCGTGGTCGACGGCAAGGAAATCCGCCTGAAGGACATCTGGCCGAGCGATGAAGAAATCGATGCGGTGGTGAAGTCGTCGGTGAAGCCGGAGCAGTTCCGTCAGGTCTACATCCCGATGTTCGCCGTCCACGAAGACACTGGCCCGAAAGTCACGCCGCTGTACGACTGGCGCGAGATGAGTACCTACATCCGCCGTCCGCCGTACTGGGAAGGTGCGCTGGCCGGCGCGCGGCCGCTCAAGGGCATGCGCCCGCTGGCGGTGCTCCCGGACAACATCACCACCGATCACCTGTCGCCCTCGAACGCGATCATGCTCCACAGCGCCGCCGGTGAATATCTGGCGAAAATGGGTCTGCCGGAAGAAGACTTCAACTCGTATGCCACGCACCGTGGCGACCACTTGACCGCGCAGCGCGCCACCTTCGCCAACCCGAAACTGTTCAACGAAATGGTCCAGGAAAACGGCAAGGTCAAACAGGGTTCGCTGGCGCGGGTCGAGCCGGAAGGCAAGGTGATGCGCATGTGGGAAGCCATCGAAACCTACATGGAACGCAAGCAGCCGCTGATCATCATTGCCGGCGCCGATTACGGTCAGGGTTCGTCCCGCGACTGGGCGGCGAAGGGCGTGCGGCTGGCGGGTGTCGAAGCGATCGTCGCCGAAGGTTTCGAGCGTATCCACCGCACCAATCTGGTGGGCATGGGCGTGTTGCCGCTGGAGTTCAAACCGGGCACCGACCGTCACACGCTGGCCATCGACGGCAGCGAAACCTACGACGTGATCGGCGCCCGCACCCCGCGCGCCGACCTGACGCTGGTGATCCACCGCAAGAACGGCGAGCGCGTTGAAGTGCCGGTGACCTGCCGCCTGGATACCGCTGAAGAAGTGTCGATCTACGAGGCCGGCGGCGTGTTGCAGCGCTTCGCCCAGGACTTCCTCGAAGAGTCGGCGGTTGCCGTTTAA
- the prpF gene encoding 2-methylaconitate cis-trans isomerase PrpF: protein MAHAPQIKIPATYMRGGTSKGVFFSLKDLPEAAQIPGPARDALLLRVIGSPDPYDKQIDGMGGATSSTSKTVILSKSSRADHDVDYLFGQVSIDKPFVDWSGNCGNLSAAVGSFAISNGLVDAGRIPHNGVAVVRVWQANIGKTIIAHVPISNGEVQETGDFELDGVTFPAAEVQLEFMDPAAEEEGGGGSMFPTGNLIDELEVPGVGTFKATMINAGIPTIFVNAADIGYTGTELQSAINGDPKALQMFETIRAYGALRMGLISNLDEAAKRQHTPKVAFVARPADYVASSGKAIAAGDVDLLVRALSMGKLHHAMMGTAAVAIGTAAAISGTLVNLAAGGVERNAVRFGHPSGTLRVGAEASLENGEWVVKKAIMSRSARVLMEGYVRIPGDAF, encoded by the coding sequence ATGGCTCACGCACCACAAATCAAAATCCCCGCCACCTACATGCGCGGCGGCACCAGCAAAGGCGTGTTCTTCAGCCTCAAGGATCTGCCCGAAGCCGCGCAGATTCCCGGTCCGGCCCGCGATGCCTTGCTGCTGCGGGTAATCGGCAGCCCCGACCCCTACGACAAACAGATCGACGGCATGGGCGGTGCCACTTCGAGCACCAGCAAAACCGTGATCCTGTCGAAAAGCAGCAGGGCCGATCACGACGTCGATTACCTGTTCGGTCAGGTCTCCATCGACAAGCCGTTCGTGGACTGGAGCGGCAATTGCGGCAACCTCTCGGCGGCGGTCGGTTCGTTCGCCATCAGCAACGGTCTGGTGGATGCCGGCCGCATTCCGCACAACGGTGTGGCGGTGGTGCGCGTATGGCAGGCCAACATCGGCAAGACCATCATCGCCCACGTGCCGATCAGCAACGGCGAAGTGCAGGAAACCGGTGATTTCGAGCTCGACGGCGTGACCTTTCCGGCCGCCGAAGTGCAACTGGAGTTCATGGATCCGGCAGCGGAAGAAGAGGGCGGCGGCGGTTCGATGTTCCCCACCGGTAACCTGATCGACGAGCTGGAAGTGCCGGGTGTCGGCACGTTCAAGGCGACCATGATCAACGCCGGGATTCCGACGATTTTCGTCAACGCCGCAGACATCGGCTACACCGGCACCGAGCTTCAGAGCGCGATCAACGGCGATCCGAAAGCGCTGCAGATGTTCGAAACCATCCGCGCCTACGGTGCATTGCGCATGGGGCTTATTTCGAATCTGGACGAAGCGGCCAAGCGACAGCACACGCCGAAAGTCGCGTTCGTCGCCAGGCCTGCGGATTACGTGGCGTCCAGCGGCAAGGCGATTGCCGCCGGTGATGTGGATCTGCTGGTGCGCGCATTGTCGATGGGCAAATTGCACCACGCGATGATGGGCACGGCGGCGGTGGCAATCGGCACGGCGGCAGCGATCTCCGGGACTCTGGTGAATCTCGCGGCGGGCGGTGTCGAACGCAACGCGGTGCGCTTCGGCCATCCGTCCGGGACGCTGCGCGTAGGCGCCGAGGCCAGCCTGGAAAACGGTGAGTGGGTGGTGAAAAAAGCCATCATGAGCCGCAGTGCACGCGTCCTCATGGAAGGCTACGTACGCATCCCCGGCGACGCCTTCTGA
- the prpD gene encoding 2-methylcitrate dehydratase, translated as MSANVDLNNRPDYDRVLQDIADYVLTFNIESAEALDTARNCLMDTLGCGLLALRFPECTKHLGPLVEGTVVPFGARVPGTSYRLDPVKAAWDIGCIVRWLDYNDTWLAAEWGHPSDNLGGILAVADHLSQKRVANGEKPLTIRDVLEAMIMAHEIQGVIALENSFNRVGLDHVLLVKVASTAVTAKLMGANREQLLSALSHAFADGQALRTYRHAPNAGSRKSWAAGDATSRGVRLADIALRGEMGIPGVLTARQWGFYDVSFSHTNNDLALKPEGKRAFNFSRPYGSYVMENVLFKISFPAEFHAQTACEAAVTLHPLVRNRLHEIDRIVITTHESAIRIISKVGPLANAADRDHCLQYMTAVPLAFGNLVAEQYEDDFHAAHPIIDVLREKMVIVEDPRFTREYLEADKRSIANAVQVFFKDGSSTENVVVEYPIGHRRRRADGIPLLEDKFKANLATRFTGQRSNEIFTLCKDQQALEATPVNRFVDLFVI; from the coding sequence ATGAGCGCCAACGTCGACCTGAACAACCGCCCAGACTACGACCGTGTCCTGCAGGACATCGCCGATTACGTCCTCACCTTCAACATCGAATCTGCCGAAGCCCTCGACACTGCCCGCAACTGCCTGATGGACACCCTCGGTTGTGGCCTGCTGGCGTTGCGGTTCCCCGAGTGCACCAAACACCTTGGCCCACTCGTCGAAGGCACCGTGGTGCCGTTCGGGGCGCGGGTGCCGGGCACTTCCTATCGTCTCGACCCGGTGAAAGCCGCGTGGGACATCGGCTGCATCGTGCGCTGGCTCGACTACAACGACACCTGGCTCGCCGCCGAGTGGGGGCATCCGTCGGACAACCTCGGCGGGATTCTCGCGGTGGCCGATCACCTGTCGCAGAAGCGCGTTGCCAATGGTGAGAAGCCGCTGACGATTCGCGATGTACTTGAAGCGATGATCATGGCCCACGAAATTCAAGGCGTGATCGCGCTGGAAAATTCCTTCAACCGCGTCGGCCTCGACCACGTGCTGCTGGTGAAAGTCGCTTCGACCGCCGTCACCGCCAAACTGATGGGCGCCAATCGCGAGCAGCTGCTGTCGGCGTTGTCCCATGCGTTTGCCGACGGTCAGGCGCTGCGCACCTATCGCCATGCGCCGAACGCCGGGTCGCGCAAGTCATGGGCGGCGGGGGATGCGACCAGTCGTGGCGTGCGTCTGGCCGACATCGCCCTGCGTGGCGAGATGGGTATTCCCGGGGTGTTGACGGCCAGGCAGTGGGGCTTCTATGACGTATCGTTCAGCCATACCAACAATGATCTGGCGCTCAAGCCCGAAGGCAAACGCGCCTTCAATTTCTCGCGGCCCTACGGCAGTTACGTGATGGAAAACGTGCTGTTCAAGATCAGCTTCCCCGCCGAGTTCCACGCGCAAACGGCCTGCGAAGCAGCGGTGACCTTGCATCCGTTGGTGCGCAACCGCTTGCATGAAATCGACCGCATCGTCATCACCACCCATGAGTCGGCGATTCGCATCATTTCCAAGGTCGGACCGTTGGCCAACGCCGCCGACCGCGACCACTGCCTCCAGTACATGACCGCCGTGCCGCTGGCATTCGGCAATCTGGTGGCCGAACAATACGAGGACGATTTCCACGCTGCGCACCCGATCATCGATGTGTTGCGCGAGAAGATGGTCATCGTCGAAGACCCGCGTTTCACCCGCGAGTATCTGGAGGCCGACAAGCGCTCGATTGCCAACGCGGTGCAGGTGTTTTTCAAGGACGGATCGAGCACCGAGAACGTGGTGGTGGAATACCCGATCGGCCACCGTCGCCGCCGCGCCGATGGCATCCCGTTGCTGGAGGACAAGTTCAAGGCCAATCTGGCGACGCGTTTCACCGGCCAGCGCAGCAACGAGATCTTCACCCTGTGCAAGGATCAGCAAGCGCTCGAAGCCACGCCGGTCAATCGCTTCGTCGACCTGTTCGTGATCTAG
- a CDS encoding nitrate/sulfonate/bicarbonate ABC transporter ATP-binding protein — protein MNTYTEQTAASPEIYSLSDVNRVFGKGKEELQVLSGVDLTLREGEIVGMLGRSGSGKSTLLRIIAGLIEPSSGDVLYNGQPLHGPAEGVAMVFQTFALFPWLTVLENVEAGLQALQVERKAARKRALAAIDLIGLDGFENAYPRELSGGMRQRVGFARALVVNPTLLLMDEPFSALDVLTAETLRTDLLDLWSGKQLPIKSILIVTHNIEEAVLMCDRILVLSSNPGRVVAEIKVPFAHPRNRLDPAFRQMVDDIYAQMTDRRSADASAGKPELKMSSPLPEVSTNLMAGLIETIAAEPYNGHAGLPTVAERRLLEVDDLFPVAEMIEHLGFAELKGADITLTDAGKLFADYGTQERKTLFAEHLIRHVPLAARIRQVLLERNGHRAPRVRFEQELQDSLTEAFVERTLEVVIAWGRYAEIFSYDDHTETFSLEDVEGSL, from the coding sequence ATGAATACCTATACCGAACAAACCGCCGCCAGCCCCGAAATCTACTCGCTCAGCGATGTGAACCGGGTGTTTGGCAAGGGCAAGGAAGAACTGCAAGTGCTCAGCGGGGTCGATCTGACCCTGCGCGAAGGCGAGATCGTCGGCATGCTCGGCCGCTCCGGCTCCGGCAAATCCACCTTGCTGCGGATCATTGCCGGCCTGATCGAACCGTCATCGGGCGATGTCCTGTACAACGGCCAGCCGCTGCACGGCCCGGCCGAAGGTGTGGCGATGGTGTTCCAGACCTTTGCCCTGTTCCCGTGGCTGACGGTGCTGGAAAACGTCGAGGCCGGCCTGCAAGCCTTGCAGGTCGAACGCAAGGCTGCGCGTAAACGGGCGCTGGCGGCGATCGACCTGATCGGCCTCGACGGTTTCGAAAACGCCTACCCGCGCGAGTTGTCCGGCGGCATGCGCCAGCGCGTGGGCTTCGCGCGCGCGCTGGTGGTCAACCCGACCCTGTTGCTGATGGACGAACCCTTTTCGGCACTCGACGTACTGACCGCCGAAACCCTGCGCACGGATCTGCTGGACCTGTGGAGCGGCAAGCAACTGCCGATCAAATCGATCCTGATCGTCACCCACAACATCGAAGAAGCGGTGCTGATGTGCGACCGCATTCTGGTGTTGTCGTCCAACCCGGGGCGGGTGGTGGCGGAAATCAAAGTGCCGTTCGCCCATCCACGCAACCGCCTGGATCCGGCTTTCCGGCAGATGGTCGACGACATTTACGCGCAGATGACTGACCGGCGCAGCGCCGATGCCAGCGCCGGCAAACCCGAGCTGAAAATGAGCAGTCCGCTGCCTGAGGTCTCGACCAACCTGATGGCCGGTCTGATCGAAACCATCGCCGCCGAACCCTACAACGGCCACGCCGGCCTGCCCACCGTGGCTGAACGGCGTCTGCTGGAAGTCGATGACCTGTTCCCCGTGGCCGAGATGATCGAGCACCTCGGTTTCGCTGAACTCAAAGGCGCCGACATCACCCTGACCGACGCCGGCAAACTGTTCGCCGACTACGGCACCCAAGAACGCAAAACCCTGTTCGCCGAACACCTGATTCGCCACGTGCCGCTGGCCGCGCGCATCCGTCAGGTACTACTGGAGCGCAATGGTCACCGCGCGCCACGGGTGCGTTTCGAGCAGGAACTGCAGGACTCGCTGACCGAAGCGTTCGTCGAGAGAACCCTGGAAGTGGTGATCGCCTGGGGTCGTTACGCGGAGATTTTCTCCTACGACGACCACACCGAAACCTTCAGCCTGGAGGATGTCGAGGGCAGCCTGTAG
- a CDS encoding ABC transporter permease subunit, protein MKKVFRHYIPATTRRLLPNRWDLIAMPLVIGFLLFFSITARETWAPIATLQSEVISLDPSNLPEYAMRTTLRMLAAMVAALVFTLLYGTLAAKSRRAEKLLVPVLDILQSVPVLGYISFTVTFFLLLFPGRALGAEFAAIFAIFTSQAWNMTFSFYQSLRMLPRDLVEVSTNLQLSGWQSFWKLDVPFAMPGLVWNMMMSMSGGWFFVVASEAITVGDQTITLPGIGSYLAMAIAQKDLHAVGYVILTMIVVILIYDQFLFRPLVAWADKFRMENTASQTAAPESWVLNLIQRTRLIQRLLRPFSRAISRLGNMRLNLPRAARHTLSADNPSRSKMIDWIWGTLIALLTAYALYHIVLYVGTEVTLAEVGHVLLLGFFTLLRVAGLILIASLIWVPLGVMIGLRPALAEKIQPLAQFLAAFPANLLFPVFVIVILRYQLNPDIWLSPLIVLGTQWYILFNVIAGASAFPNDYKEAAANFRIRGWLWWRKVMLPGIFPYYVTGAITASGGAWNASIVSEFVSWGQDKVVAHGLGAYIAQTTAAGDFPKITLGVVVMAIFVVAFNRLVWRPMYAVAENKLRLN, encoded by the coding sequence ATGAAGAAAGTGTTCCGTCACTACATCCCGGCCACGACCCGGCGCTTGCTGCCCAATCGCTGGGACCTGATCGCCATGCCGCTGGTGATCGGCTTCTTGCTGTTTTTCTCGATCACCGCCCGGGAAACCTGGGCACCGATCGCCACCTTGCAGAGCGAGGTGATCTCTCTCGACCCGAGCAACCTGCCGGAATACGCCATGCGCACCACCCTGCGCATGCTCGCGGCGATGGTCGCGGCGCTGGTGTTCACCCTGCTTTACGGCACCCTGGCCGCGAAAAGCCGGCGCGCCGAAAAACTGCTGGTGCCGGTGCTGGACATCCTGCAATCGGTCCCAGTGCTGGGCTACATCTCCTTCACCGTGACCTTTTTTCTGCTGTTGTTTCCCGGCCGGGCACTCGGGGCGGAATTCGCCGCGATCTTTGCGATTTTCACCAGTCAGGCGTGGAACATGACGTTCAGCTTCTACCAGTCGCTGCGCATGCTGCCGCGGGATCTGGTGGAGGTGTCGACCAACCTGCAACTGTCCGGCTGGCAGAGTTTCTGGAAACTCGACGTGCCTTTCGCCATGCCAGGGCTGGTGTGGAACATGATGATGAGCATGTCCGGCGGCTGGTTCTTCGTGGTGGCATCGGAAGCAATCACGGTGGGAGACCAGACCATCACCCTGCCGGGTATCGGCTCGTATCTGGCCATGGCCATCGCGCAGAAAGACCTGCACGCGGTGGGTTACGTGATCCTGACGATGATCGTGGTGATCCTGATCTACGACCAGTTCCTGTTCCGCCCGCTGGTGGCCTGGGCCGACAAGTTCCGCATGGAAAACACCGCCTCGCAGACCGCCGCGCCCGAATCCTGGGTACTGAACCTGATCCAGCGCACCCGCTTGATCCAGCGCCTGCTGCGCCCGTTCAGCCGCGCCATCAGCCGGCTGGGCAACATGCGCTTGAACCTGCCGCGCGCGGCGCGCCACACCCTCAGCGCGGACAACCCGAGCAGATCGAAAATGATCGACTGGATCTGGGGCACATTGATCGCGCTGCTGACGGCTTATGCGCTTTATCACATCGTCCTGTATGTCGGCACAGAAGTGACGCTCGCCGAGGTCGGCCATGTATTGCTGCTGGGGTTCTTTACCTTGCTGCGAGTGGCCGGTCTGATTCTCATTGCTTCGCTGATCTGGGTGCCGCTGGGAGTGATGATCGGCCTGCGTCCGGCGCTGGCAGAAAAGATCCAGCCGCTGGCGCAGTTCCTCGCGGCGTTTCCGGCGAACCTGCTGTTCCCGGTATTCGTCATCGTGATCCTGCGCTACCAGTTGAACCCGGACATCTGGCTCAGCCCGCTGATCGTGCTCGGCACGCAGTGGTACATCCTGTTCAACGTGATCGCCGGGGCCAGCGCCTTCCCCAATGACTACAAGGAGGCCGCCGCCAACTTCCGCATTCGCGGCTGGTTGTGGTGGCGCAAGGTCATGCTGCCGGGCATTTTCCCGTACTACGTGACCGGCGCCATTACCGCCTCGGGCGGTGCGTGGAACGCCAGCATCGTCTCCGAATTCGTCTCCTGGGGGCAGGACAAAGTCGTTGCCCACGGTCTCGGGGCCTATATCGCCCAGACCACCGCCGCCGGAGACTTTCCGAAAATCACCCTCGGCGTGGTGGTCATGGCGATCTTTGTCGTGGCCTTCAATCGTCTGGTCTGGCGACCGATGTACGCCGTGGCCGAAAACAAACTGCGCCTGAACTGA
- a CDS encoding alanyl-tRNA editing protein: MSVHTMETLSLFNSEPYRRAFGARVIAVVDQAVVLEHTLFYPTGGGQPGDTGHFSLVDGTRIDVTGTVRDPLLPSIIWHQVQECPPQLCTGALVNASLDWERRYQHMKMHTCLHLLGALINAPVTGCSISADKGRLDFDLPEMTLDKDSITRDLNALIEQACTVNTLSMPAAEYPALLERTGSKTVKPPVIQGDLRMVEISGVDIQPCGGTHVHNTREIGRVYCEKIEKKSRNNRRVILRFA, translated from the coding sequence ACCCTCAGCCTGTTTAACAGCGAACCCTACCGGCGCGCCTTTGGTGCCCGAGTCATCGCAGTGGTCGATCAGGCCGTCGTGCTGGAACACACCCTTTTCTACCCAACCGGTGGCGGGCAACCGGGTGACACCGGGCATTTCAGTCTGGTGGATGGCACGCGGATCGACGTCACCGGAACGGTGCGCGATCCCCTGCTGCCGTCGATCATCTGGCATCAGGTGCAGGAGTGCCCGCCGCAGCTGTGTACCGGCGCATTGGTCAACGCCAGCCTCGATTGGGAGCGGCGCTATCAGCACATGAAGATGCATACCTGCCTGCATCTGCTCGGTGCGCTGATCAATGCGCCAGTCACCGGGTGCAGCATCAGCGCCGACAAGGGCCGACTGGATTTCGATCTGCCGGAAATGACCCTCGACAAGGACAGCATCACCCGCGACCTCAACGCGCTGATCGAACAGGCCTGCACGGTCAATACCCTGTCGATGCCGGCCGCCGAGTACCCCGCCTTGCTGGAGAGGACCGGCAGCAAGACGGTCAAGCCGCCCGTCATTCAGGGTGACTTGCGCATGGTCGAGATCAGCGGCGTCGACATCCAGCCCTGTGGCGGCACCCATGTGCACAACACCCGGGAAATCGGCCGGGTGTATTGCGAAAAAATCGAGAAGAAAAGCCGCAACAATCGCCGGGTAATCCTGCGTTTCGCGTAG